The Haliotis asinina isolate JCU_RB_2024 chromosome 3, JCU_Hal_asi_v2, whole genome shotgun sequence genome segment aaaccccaacatgtttttaagtcacaaaactatcactattgcttgcagacacctctcaactaaaggtatatttccctgctaaaacataaaggaatgtgtgaaagaagcttttattgacgaaactcagtctatcttcgctgtgtaccgataattgaagtcagagagttacaagatgccgacttgaaactttactacaaacatattttcttatactgacactaattacaaatatgtgactagaactgaagtaacagaacaggtgacttaccttctacgtgtaggttccgagttgtcacaacactcagcgaatgtaatcagctgttgaaaatgaaccgagctcaatcttaaatactaagctgccgccatattgtctccactggtcacgtgacaaagcgagacatacgttcagcggtttttcgaggagtttcacctcccctctctatataggctccctgactCTAGTAACGCTTCAATAACACTTAGCTTTGACACAGTAACAGCTTTTGGACTTATTTGATTGGAATGCAAGATCTGTTTGAGAACAATGATGGGCACGCATCAGCCTTAGAAGAATATCGAAAGGGACTTGTAGCTTTTatgtaaattaaattaaaaataatGCAGCGCAGATTCATACCCTTTCGAGATACTTAAGGCATGTTGTAATGTTAAGTCTGAAGTATGTTGAGAATGCTACACCTATGTTCAcagtctgagtaaacttagtctcagtatttttCGTtccactccactactgagtctaacaaaacctagtaggaggtcacgtcaggtaaactttgagactgaccaatcagaccATACGATTGCTACCGGGTTATGCACGTGGAGCACgctacaatactgtcaacagtgattAAACTGCcactgaaaatagcgtttttttgtcaatattcaaggatgccagcttgcggaaatattagttAATGGTAGGCATGCTATCAGAAAGCcctaagcatatatactgcaggtcaaatacctGTGTTTTCTGCGAATTTTCGTATATTGAggcatcagtgtcagtgaccagTCCCGCCAAtccctaaacagtagctgttttctgattggttaaatccgttcggTCTCCTCGCGTTTGATTGTACCATCATAGGTCGATGAAAGGTTACCTGGCTTCGTtcgactcagtagtggagtgtaacgaaaagtactgaaactaagtttacttagactgacagtCAGTTCTGTTGTAGAGAGACAAAGAAAGAGTATCCTCGGGATACTGTCATCCATCATCAGATAGGTAGAGGTCCCTACGCCCCAAGCATGACGCCATTTGCTGTGAAGCTGGAGACCTATCTCCGGATGGCCAGGATACCCTACCAGGTGGGCGAATAAGTAAATGAGCGCGTGGCATGTCATAATTTCCTAGTAGTGACGTTTATGGTATTTTGAACATACATGAATATCTCAGTCCATTCCACTCCTGGGTTTGGTAAGTGGTGGTTGAGTACCGGTCATCTAAAGAAAAGTGAAAAGTGTGTAAAAGCAtgtgatcgaatctggacctgacaatccagtcatcaaagTCACTAGCATCATCTACACATCTGGAttgcgatggcatgtgtcaaccaagtcagcgagcctcaccatccgatcctgttagtcgcctattacgacaagcatatgttactgaagataagtgctaacacggatcttcaccgGTTTGTATGAATGAACAGTGAAGGTCAAATATACATTATCActgaaaagttaaaacaaaaGAGACTGTTAGTTACAAAATTACAAAACACTGGACAGGTTGTAataaatgacaaataatgtATGTGCTTTTATGGTATTTACGGGGAAACTTTGGGTATCCGGAACGGGGTTCCCGTTTTGCCGGACGCTTTCGTCttagataaaaaaaatcactgaTTTAACAatcaaatgtacatgaattctgTAAGTAACACAAAAGAGAATTTTAATCACAAAATTACAAAACATTCGACTGGTTGAAATAAATGTCAACTTACACATGTACTTGTTTATGGTATTTACAGTCCTTTACCTAGAACAGCCGTATTCTTGACCTACGATAGTTCAAGCAAGACCGCACTTACATTTCATTAAGCGTAGTTTTTCTTGtggaatcgttgtaaatttgATCTCTCCCACACAGAACGTCCATGGGATGCAAATGTCATCAAAGGGCAAACTGACATGGATTGAGTATAATGGACAGGCAGTTGCGGACTCTACATTGTGCATCGAGTTCCTCAACAAGAAGCTGGGTGTGGACCTCAACAGGGACCTGAGTCCTGCTGACAGAGGTGTAGCTCAGGCGATGCAGGTTATGGTGGAAGAACATATGTACTGGTGAGAAATGTTCCCATGCAACCAACATTGATAGACTTGTCAACAACTCTATGCGTAGTACATCACTAACAAATCCACAGTACAGGCACACTGTAGGCGGAGCGTCAGTCAGGTGAGGAGAAGGCCGGTAGTTCGATCCCCAGACTGCTTCAGACCAAACTGAGAGAGTGGGCCTTCGATCAGCTTTGACcggccgcttttagaaataagTAGGAGTAACAGGTTTCCATCCTGAATTAGCCAGTCATTATAACTGTCCCGTGATGACAGCCAAGCATTgttgtacacttggtccggtctagTAATGTCATATTTGGCGGTCGCGCATTTTTGACACAGAAATTTAATGTACGTTTATCACCGTAATTCGGGGTGCCGCACTACAAAGCAAAGTCCATGCCAgacgtaagtctatgttaaggtatgggagttacaataaCCTTAGAGCTAAGGCTGCTTTGGACCACGGCACCCTCGTACCAGAAGTACGCGGCACCCTGCCTTCTgtgttgttatatttatttaagagTGAATAATTCTATCGTTTAAGGCTCCTTGTCCTTTTCCGGTGGGTGTATGACAACGACAAATCTCTATTGATGAAGACATTTAAATGGGGGGCGTTCCTCCTTTGGTTGGTTCGACGAAATGTTAAGAAGCAAACATGGAGTCAAGGCTTGGGCCGACACACAGAAGAGGAGGGAACTGGGATGTTTAAGAACGATCTACAATCCCTGTCAGATTTCATAGGTACGTAGAGGCTCAGTTGATGCTTACGTCGTGTACAAATTATAGTTATAATTAAAAGTTGCTAGTGTTTAACAATTTAAAAATCCATAGTTTGCATAACAGTTCACGATCATTCGTTGTCACTAGCCCCTTTTCGTAATGTACACGAAATGTGTGCAACGGGAGAGAACTGGTCACACAACAAGAGGGAGATAACTTCATAGGTATGCAAGAAGCTTTAATTATGTTTGCGTTGTATACGAATTATAGATATAATTAAAGATTGCCAGTGTTTGACAAGTGACACATCCGTTGTTTTTATCATCATTCGTTACGGCTAGCCCCGCTCCGTAATGTGCACGAAATGTGTGCATCACCTCCTGACTGCAGGGGAACTGGTCATATAGCAAGTTGGAGGTGACTGCTTCCTATAGACTGAGATATCCAGGCTATATGGGAGTTTACTGTTATTAAACTGGCACAGGGTGGAAACGACAAACGTAACAATCCAGATATTCTCCTGACTGTATTTTTCTGTTATATCGTTCTGGACATGCACTTCGTATCTACTTCTTTTTTCAAAACTCACCGTTCCACCAGTCCTGTGTATACACAAACGCCATCTTCTCTCATCTGAAGGCTTGCATTACGTCTTCGAATCTTATATATTTCAagctggtttgtttgtttgtgaaatgccacactcatcaatattcaagccatgtgaggagtaaatattcgaacctggtccagataatccaatgatttACATCATGAGCATACATCTGCGAAATCGAGACACAAATATGATGCATCgacctcgtacgacaagcacgggtttctgaagaccagttcaaacCCGGACCTTTATGGGTTGTACATAAAATAAAGGAGAGCAGTAATGTTTGAAACGTGATCGGCTACGAACTACggtcctggtttgattcccctcttCAGGACATTCCGTGAAGCCAATGTTGCCCTTCATAGAAATAATGATACATGAACGCAGCTACATGTACCTCAGTCATAATGATATTTCCAGAGATTCAGGCATATCAATGTGTTATATGCTCCCTCATTCATCAGACCTCATTCATCAGAGTAACAAATGCTTGTGTCCCCCGCCCCAACGTACGTCCTGTTTCCTGTTAACACGATATCTCAGGAACTATTGaatccaatgtcttcaaatttggtgacagacTACACTGGAGGATTACACAGACTACACTGGAGGATTACGCAGACACCAGGCAGTTTTGTTGACTTTGACCATATTCAAGGTCACGACGACTCCTTGACtgcttttcaaactcttgttaacacgatatctcatgaaccCAATGTCttacagcctacattgggggatcACGCAGATACCAGGCAGtgttggtgaccttgaccacattttcaaggtcattgttatcaatatttcattgcTCTTTAGATGCGGGAGACATTGccatatatgtggcagacctgGTTCTAACATCACTCTGGTTTTATGCTACGACAGATGTCCTGCTTGGAATAAAATATCCATCTCCTTGTCGTCCTGTTGTTGTCTCTTACTTTGTTACAAAAAGAATTTATCTGTTTGTTCGAACATTATTTTATTGCACACCGAGCTAATCAAACCTTCACTTACCCAAATATTCAGTGCTTTTCAGACTGTCCACCACTACAAATCATACATTATTCTTTTGTCGTCTTTTGTATATATCCGGTGTATTCCTCCTTGCCCATACACTCATCAGACCTCATGCTTTCTGTTCCAGGGACCAAGAAGTTCCTGATGGGGGACGAGCCCTGTGAGACGGACTGTGCAGTGTTCGGTCAGCTGTCACAGGTTTACTGGCACTTTAGGGGCACAGGCCATGAGAACATCCTCAAGGGTAATTACTTTCAGATACATCATCAGTGCAATAATCGTGACATAAAACTATTCAATAACACGTCAAAACTTACGGCATATTTGCGATTTGGTTGACGCGTGTGTATCGTTTTAGTCAACAAACGTCAAATGAGCGCAGTTCAGTGCATCAACGTTTTTGTGAATCCTACCATTGTAAAAGTAATGCGGGGAGCAGATAGGCGGGTAACCATTGGCTCGTGTTGTCCTTGCGGTGAAAGATGAAAGCTCATTGGTCAGAGCACCAGCTAACTTTTACAGCCTGTCGTGATTCGATGTCGTAAATTTTGTGACGTTTATGAGAAAACCATCCTGTTATATGGAAGTAAGATTCTGACACTGCCTGCATAAATGTGTGTTGCTGCTATGTTCATGTAGTATACCAACCTCCAACAACGACGGATACCAATTACATAACGTGCATTATACGCTTATGGGTTCTTATACCCTTTAGACATCGCTCCTTTGTCAAAGTGTGATTCTGTAAACTAACCAGTACCCttcaagatccgggttagaattcagCTAaacatgcttatcgtaagaaaCATCAAACGGGAACAAATGGACAGACACAGGTCTTGATTGACAcagtcatcgtgtcccaattgcgcagatcgatattcatgatgatgatcactagaatgtctggtccaggcccCAGAGATCACCGCTATATATTGCAtattgtgacgttaaacaacacaccaacacaattATGAAAAATTAAAATCAGTCTCCACATTTTCTACGTTTCAACCTGATGATTTTCAATCTGAGAGATGTCATGTTTAGTATTCAATACAGTTCTCCCACTTAactaaataattttaaaataagGTCGCATAACATTAATGTTATCATTATTTTGCATATAgtaacgttaaacaacaaaccaacaaaattGTGTACCCGTGTATGTTACTGTATATTGATGTAGACCAGTTCTCCCACTTAACTAAGTAATATTAAAATAAGGTCGCATTGCGAGATTCTAATTTACGTATACATTGATGTTATCATTATTTTGCTGTTATATGTAAAACTTTCGTTTTCCGTAGACAAATATCCCAACCTGGCCAACTACTGTGAACGTATGAAGGAAACATTCTGGCCTGACTGGGACCAGTGCATCACACACGGTGGAACAAGGGAGGCAACCAAGTAGTGACTGTggattacatgtatttcaaatgtatttcaAAGGCACTTGTTTGATGTCATTATACACATGTAAAGAGCTATTTCCAAAGTATTTGGTTCAGACGTCGTTCATAAATGTTATCAACTCGACCAATAATTCTATTCTCTTGAACGGAACTTTCAATCGTTAGTGATCTTTAGAAGTAGTTTTCTCTACCCCTGCATCGTGTAACACAGCAGAATTGGACCCTTGCTGTAATTAAGCCGATTCAGACATGCTTTAGAAACTCCACCTCAGCGTTGTGTCTTTTATATGAGACACGGTGCTGGATAACAGAGAAAGAAACATTCCACGAAAGATACGTTAGCTCAATCACGTGATGTCAACCTGTCCTCCTGGGCCGATTGTCATTTTTAGCCAGAAActatgaaaatctagacttgcgtaTTCTGACTTGCGTGTCCTTTCTAGGATATAATTGTCTCAGGATATGACAGACGAGATAGGACAGACTAGGATATTCTGTCCTTTAATGACATGTATGGCTTTTCCTCTGTCTTGTGATATCTTGATTCGCTTATAGTTGATGAATAACCCATAAATATATGGCAAAGATAGTGtcatagtgtctacttcaggacagccatgtccaaatatttccacagaccaaaaactatgtagccaggctatatgatattttgttattattattcaatctgcaatcttagtctttatcactaccgcagagtacattgttttgtcagctaccttgttgctctttgtcacttccactGATTACTGtacatgacatttatggcctttattggtcatccccattggctgtgtctgtcatcacatcaactgtagaaggaagtgctattgtttctctatctgcccattgttgaatctttgaaTGTCTATTGTTGCtagaaactatatatatatatatatgtatgctcacatctatactgtacgTGAGATGTGAATGCGGAcaccggcattccgactgtctttgtagggacgaccgcgagcaggattatgccgctcgcaggaaaggccctggggttgagctggaagtccgctcacctcattcatgtataattgtttgtcatgtcttgtgaatcATATTTAGTACATAGTGGGTGTCAGGGTGTAAAATTGCATTACgtttcagatgtctgtgtaACACATTGGCTTCAGCTAGTTATATACTATTGTACGCTGATGATACCGTCCTGTTCAGCGATGATCCTTATGATCTTCAAAAGTCTCTCAATTCATTTTATTGTTACTGTAATGAATGGAAGCTATCTGTCAATTTATCCAAAACTAAAGTCGTTGTTTTGGTAGTGGTCCTGCAAACTCATCTAAGTTAAAACTTTACTATGGTGCGGTGCCTCTTGAGGTAGTAGATTCATATTGTTACCTTGGTATTTCCCTTCATCGTAATTGAAGATTTATTCAGGCAATTAAGGCACTTGCATCTGCGGGTACGAAGGTTATGTTTTCCGTTTTGAAAAAATCACACAATATAAACTTACCACTTGACTTCACCCTTTCGGCTTTCGATGTAATGATTGAACCGATTTTGTTGTATGGATGTGAAGTTTGGGGGTTCGAAAACATCAACTTAAttgaaagaaaaaatatataatttgtgAAACTTGCTGCAGGTCTCCGAAATTCAACTCCAGATTATATGATATACGCAGAATTTGGTCGATACCCGTTGTATATTAAGCTAAACAAAAGACTATTAAGTTTTTGTCACAAAATGGTAACAAACACCCGCCAGGCTAAACTGTCATACAACATATATTCTATTATGCTACAAGCTTGTTCTGAAATCAGTTTTTTTTCCTGGATTGAGTTTGTAAGACAGACACTTAATGAGTGTGGTTTATCCGAAATATTTGAGAATCCATTTGTCTAAGTTTCTCTCCTTTTAGATTGAACAGATCCTCAAAGACCAGTTTTTACAGAAATGACATACCTCCATGATAAAGAGTTCAAAACCGTCTTTTTATCGTATTCTAATAAATAATATAGAATTTGAGAGATATCTCTTTCTGCCAAGACATATCTATTTCCCGATTTTAAGATTCAGAACGAGTAATCATCACCTCCCAAAAGAAATTGGTCGTTGGGTAAATGTTCCTAGGGAATATCGTCTGTGCTCTTTATGTAATTCTCATGCAGTGGGAGATGAATGTCATTATCTGTTCAAGTGCGATGCTTTATTGCAGTCTAGACAGGAATATTTACCTTCGTACATGAATTCTGTATCCCCGTGGAAAGTTGTCAAACTGTTCTCCTCTAGAAAAACGCGCAATCTTAAAAATCTTGCTGTGTACATTAATGTAATATTTAAGTCTACAAAGATACCTTAACTTGTTGCTTTTCTTTCTTTATCTGCCAtcttgtcatatatatatttatatctatATTTATACGAACTTGTATTCTCATGTACCACCGTTGGTGGTGTTGAGTAATAAATTGAATTAAATTGAATTGAAACCaaataaagaagtttgaacaactaaactataccttcgtcttcatcaacgtattcatttgtcttcgtcaccgtaatgttcatcaaaatcatgagctaattcACCACGAGCCGATGAATACAGGCACGCGTTGACAACAGTTTACCCCGGATATTTATTCGTATTGATTCCGCATCAGGTGATACTGTGTCTACCAGGACATTCTGTCACTTCATGCATTTCACCATTAGTGTTGTAGGTTGTTGTCGTAGGGTGTTCCCCTTTTAGTTGGAATTACTCTTGAAAGTAACATTTATCCAAGGCACAGTATCGGCACCCTAATAAGGATCATTAAGGATGACCCATCACTATCACTGACCAGGAGCAAAGGGAGGGGAGGCCAAAGAACAAAGGACCAAGAATGACCAGTCCTGGGTATATTAAGCGTGTGCAGGCAATGACCTGCAGATCAGGCCGGGGGATGCTGTACAGAGGTTTGAGCGTGCGCTCGTGCGTGTAGCGCTGAATAAACAGTAGACTCACAGACGGACTTGTGTTGTTCATACCAAGACATCCACTTAACACCGAAACATCACTGTGTGCGCTACATTCCTTAACATAACATagtgatgttttcattttgacacCAAACTGATCCTGATATATGAATAATGTGATATGAGTGAAACGCATCTCAGAACAGTGTTTCACCTATGCCGGCCTGTGATACTCTGGTCTACTATTGAGTGGCCTTCCTTATTTACTAAAACAAACACTTGGAAATTGTACTTACAAACCCCATGAAACATTATCAGGTAAACATGAAATTCGAGCTCTGGTTCACATCAGGCCCCCAAAgccaccccaccccaaccccaaccccaaccccaaccccaacccccacccccctaCCCCTTGTTCGTGTCCACCTGCTAAATGGGATGGTGATAACGTTTTGATAACCATGTTCACTgcaggggtggtggagtagccgaCTGGTCGAAACGCCCGCTGCAAGTGTTTTATCATCCAATCATAGGAATAACACTCCTAAAAAAATACATGCTTCTAACAATTTCTGCGAATACTTTGCTGAAGGAGTTTTATCATACTTTCCATCTCTTGAAATATCTGGATATCAGTTCCAATTACCTTGGATATACCCTCACGAATGACACATTTGGTGAAAAATCTTTGCTAGAATATCTCGACTtatcaaataataaaataatttcatttccaAGGCTGctgaagaggaagaagaaggtGGACCTCAGTTTGAGTTTGATGCTTTCATCTCCTATGCTGACGAGGACCGGGGATTTGTTGTTGGGAGGACAGTGATAATCCTATCAAGGTACTTCCTGAAGAGCTACTGGTGTAAGTACGAGGTGGAGATGGCTAAGATTGAGAGTATCTACACTGGACGAAACACACTGCTAGTGGTAGTCCTGGAGAAGATCCCAGTGAAGGATCTGCCCTCTGACATTGTGGAATTAATGCACCAGGTCAGGAGGTGTTTTGGGAAAATTGTGAACGTACTGTacatgattatgtttagatgaagaTTTAATCGACTGCATGCGATGGTAGCGTAGAGATCGGCAAAGCAGGCGGGTGGGGTACACCGAAGTGTCCGGCCTTTTccagatatattgtactgtgaagcgtttcaggtcggggtcatctcaaaatgtttgcattttaaAAATTCTTAAATCCTCCCAGTGACACGAGCGCCTGTGGTTTTATGCAGGTACAGAATTAAAGTGTGCCTTGTGTTATTACTATTTCAGACAGACAATAGAAAAAGTTCAGACTGCTTATCTAAAGAAGTGTCTCGGTGTTCCCAGAAGGACATCAAGCAATGCTAATCTTGGTAATACAGGCAGACgttatttgtttgttagttATTACAGTCGTTGCATTAGATACTGATGCTGACTTATTCCAATGGATAGACCAAGGTATCACAGGGCTACTTATGAAATGCTGAAACATTTTGATGAACAGGATAAACCATCTTGGGTTTCTCGCATTGGAATATTATTGTTTGAAACTGGTTTTTCGTATGTATGGTTTACTGAAGAATGTGGTAGTATTAACGTTTTCATGAATTTGTTCTTACAAAGGTGTAGATACATACAATTTCAAAACCGGCATTTTAAAATCTCGGGATCATAATTTTTAAATCATTATAATGGCTTTAAATCTGCTTGGGATGTTGAAAAGTATATTCTGTAATTGTTTCCCGAAAAAGACCTGATGAGGGGTTTTCTGTACGTTTCCCTGTGCATCTCAtaaattgaaagttcagttaCACAGCTTCAGATGTTATGATAACCCAAATGAATAATATGTACAAAATGTCCTGTTGGTTGTATTGGAGACGAATATCATTTTCTACTCATTTGATCCTTATTATAAGACGAGCAGAGAGTTGTTTCTACCTGAATATTACTATAAAAATCCTATCCTTCCGTTTTCAAAATGTATCACTCATTAGCATCCATGGACCCAAAACGTATTAAATCTCTGTGCTGTATTTGAAAAGAAACGTGCCAATATGACATCGCTGTGAATGACTGATACACCGGTATGTACACTGTTTGCAATTATTTatgatgactgtttatacccaCGTGAATgcaacctgtacaacatgcggATGATTGTTTATACCCAAGTGAATATGCCTGTACAACATACTGATAACTGTTTATACTCACGTGAGTGCAGCCAGTACAGCATGCTGATGATTCTTTATACCCAGGTGAATATACCTGTGCAACCTGCTGATGATTCTTTATACCCAGGTGAATGTACCTGTGCAACCTGCTGATGATTCTTTATACCCAGGTGAATATACCACTGCAACCTGCTGGTGATTCTTTATACCCAGGTGAATATACCTCTGCAACCTGCTGATGATTCTTTATACCCAGGTGAATATACCACTGCAACCTGCTGATGATTCTTTATACCCAGGTGAATATACCTCTGCAACCTGCTGATGATTCTTTATACCCAGGTGAATATACCTGTACACCGTGCTGATGATTCTTTATATCCAGGTGAGCTGCATGTACCTGtgcaacatgctgatgactgtttatacccatgtgaatgtacctctACAACCTGCTGATGATTCTTTATACCCAGGTGAATATACCTCTACAAcctgctgatgactgtttatacccaGGTGAAGATACCACTGCAACATGCTGACGACTGTTTATACCCAGTTGAATATACATCTACAACCTGCTGATGATTCTTTATACCCAGGTGAATATACCTCTACAACCTGCTGATGATTCTTTATACCCAGGTGAATATACCACTGCAACCTGCTGATGATTCTTTATG includes the following:
- the LOC137277958 gene encoding failed axon connections homolog is translated as METLVNAYRDMDTSQRVLHAVGGVVVAVVSVVAIRKLFHKETKKEYPRDTVIHHQIGRGPYAPSMTPFAVKLETYLRMARIPYQNVHGMQMSSKGKLTWIEYNGQAVADSTLCIEFLNKKLGVDLNRDLSPADRGVAQAMQVMVEEHMYWLLVLFRWVYDNDKSLLMKTFKWGAFLLWLVRRNVKKQTWSQGLGRHTEEEGTGMFKNDLQSLSDFIGTKKFLMGDEPCETDCAVFGQLSQVYWHFRGTGHENILKDKYPNLANYCERMKETFWPDWDQCITHGGTREATK